One segment of Candidatus Pelagibacter ubique HTCC1062 DNA contains the following:
- a CDS encoding 3'(2'),5'-bisphosphate nucleotidase CysQ family protein, translated as MNLEEKKKITLSLIETFNKASQVALDLRGAGLKKEIKSDNTPVSNGDIEVNKILTSKIQEITPNIPIVSEESTNHKMDNDLNTFWLIDPIDGTKDYINNRDEFTLNAALILDKKPAIGIITVPAKKRVFYSYGLSHSYELINNQEISLMNKEKNYVGHTAVSYSNDLKPEILEIHKKYKISSFQKMKSSLKFCVIAAGEFDMYVAEPRACEWDIAAGHAILEHSGGKVTDFNYNEILYGKTEFKNPSLILKSKNIL; from the coding sequence ATGAACCTTGAAGAAAAAAAGAAAATTACTCTTTCACTGATAGAAACTTTTAATAAAGCAAGTCAGGTAGCTTTAGATTTAAGAGGAGCTGGTTTAAAAAAAGAAATTAAATCAGACAATACTCCTGTAAGTAATGGAGATATCGAAGTTAATAAAATTTTAACCAGCAAGATCCAAGAAATAACTCCAAATATCCCTATTGTTTCAGAAGAGAGTACAAACCATAAGATGGATAATGATTTAAATACTTTTTGGTTAATCGATCCAATAGATGGCACCAAAGATTATATAAATAACCGTGATGAATTTACTTTAAATGCAGCATTAATATTGGATAAAAAACCCGCTATTGGGATCATAACAGTTCCAGCAAAAAAAAGAGTTTTTTATTCTTACGGTTTGTCTCACAGTTACGAGTTAATTAACAATCAAGAAATTTCATTAATGAATAAAGAGAAAAACTATGTTGGACATACAGCAGTAAGTTATTCTAACGATCTTAAACCTGAAATTTTAGAAATTCATAAAAAATATAAAATAAGTTCTTTTCAAAAAATGAAAAGCTCACTAAAATTTTGTGTTATTGCAGCAGGTGAATTTGATATGTATGTTGCTGAACCAAGGGCTTGTGAGTGGGATATTGCAGCTGGTCATGCAATCCTTGAGCACTCAGGAGGGAAAGTGACTGACTTTAATTATAATGAAATACTCTATGGAAAAACTGAATTTAAAAATCCAAGTTTAATTTTAAAAAGTAAAAACATATTATAA
- a CDS encoding DUF3553 domain-containing protein, whose translation MIFISILTISKLMILDFEPGDKVINPNNKDWGTGQVQSIINGKVTVNFENVGKKVINSKIIQLEKLHK comes from the coding sequence ATGATATTTATTAGTATATTAACTATAAGTAAATTAATGATTTTAGATTTTGAACCAGGTGACAAAGTTATCAATCCTAACAACAAAGACTGGGGAACAGGACAAGTTCAATCAATAATTAATGGTAAAGTTACTGTAAATTTTGAAAATGTTGGAAAAAAAGTTATTAATTCAAAAATAATTCAATTAGAAAAATTACATAAATGA
- the mnmA gene encoding tRNA 2-thiouridine(34) synthase MnmA gives MTKLNSIGIAKDPKDTLVIVAMSGGVDSSTVAAMMKNEGYNVIGITLKLYNDSKETASSKQCCAGQDIMDAKRVADKLKIEHKILYYQNKFKEGVIDNFIDSYLNGETPIPCVQCNKTVKFTDLFEEAKRLNADALVTGHYVKSITEKDNTDMYRGIDLNRDQSYFLFNTTKDQLNFLRFPLGNLLKDETRNIARELDLNVADKPDSQDICFVPNGDYASVIEKFRPNSFSKGNIKNMNGEVIGVHDGIINYTIGQRKGIGVSDKNPLYVVKIIADKNEIIVGAKEHLVKTKINLKDLNIITNDQNDFKNELFVKVRSTGRLIKAKIDINDTNANVNLLEEEHGIAPGQACVFYAKNNNGYKVLGGGWIKS, from the coding sequence ATGACAAAATTGAATTCTATTGGAATAGCTAAAGACCCAAAAGACACCTTAGTTATTGTTGCAATGTCAGGTGGAGTAGATTCTTCAACGGTTGCAGCTATGATGAAAAATGAAGGTTACAATGTCATTGGTATTACTCTTAAACTTTATAATGACAGTAAAGAGACAGCTTCTTCAAAACAATGTTGTGCAGGCCAAGATATTATGGATGCAAAAAGAGTAGCTGATAAATTAAAGATAGAGCATAAAATTTTATATTATCAAAATAAATTTAAAGAAGGAGTTATTGATAATTTTATTGATAGCTATCTAAATGGAGAAACACCTATTCCATGTGTGCAATGTAATAAGACAGTTAAATTTACAGACTTATTTGAAGAAGCTAAAAGACTTAACGCTGATGCTTTAGTAACAGGACACTACGTTAAAAGTATTACTGAAAAAGATAATACAGATATGTACAGAGGAATTGATTTAAATAGAGATCAAAGTTATTTTTTATTTAATACCACAAAAGATCAATTAAATTTTTTAAGATTTCCTTTAGGCAATCTTCTTAAAGATGAAACAAGAAATATTGCAAGAGAACTTGATCTTAATGTTGCAGACAAACCTGACAGCCAAGATATTTGTTTTGTACCAAATGGAGACTATGCTTCAGTTATAGAAAAATTTAGACCAAACTCTTTTAGTAAAGGTAATATTAAAAATATGAATGGTGAAGTGATAGGAGTTCATGACGGCATTATTAATTATACAATTGGTCAAAGAAAAGGAATTGGAGTTTCTGATAAGAACCCATTGTATGTAGTAAAGATTATTGCTGATAAAAATGAAATTATTGTTGGAGCCAAGGAACATCTTGTTAAAACAAAAATAAATTTAAAAGATTTGAATATTATTACAAACGATCAAAATGATTTTAAAAATGAATTGTTCGTAAAGGTAAGGTCTACTGGAAGATTAATTAAAGCCAAGATAGATATCAATGATACCAATGCGAACGTTAATTTATTGGAAGAGGAGCACGGTATTGCGCCTGGTCAAGCGTGTGTGTTTTATGCAAAAAACAATAATGGCTATAAGGTTCTTGGTGGTGGTTGGATAAAAAGTTAG
- a CDS encoding trans-sulfuration enzyme family protein, which yields MTKSFKTFLKHTAKDYHNQSVNPPVVRASTIIFKSMQDIRKMQDKSKKDPTGGHFDYGRQGTSTTHVLSQILKEMEECYHVFLTPTGFGSVFLSIFSIVRPGDEIIVADPTYSPTRILTQDFLKEFNVKSVFYDPHDLKTLEKAITKKTKLIFVENPGSNTFDFQDLGKIVSIAKRNKIFSVIDNTWGTPYFLKPIKLGFDMSIVSATKYYSGHSDVMGGSLAVNKKVFKQVDKANKITGLRLGPDDAYLITRGLRTLDVRLDKHEKSAKQVAEFLSNYKNIKLLYPHKKDSFNFRMWKKYYSGASGLMGLKIKSKNKNSVIKFVNSLKLFGYGYSWGGFESLALYQDKREQGNREYLKLAKDEHLVRLHIGLEDPKDLIDDLKKSLKYIK from the coding sequence ATGACTAAATCATTCAAGACTTTTCTTAAACATACTGCAAAAGATTACCATAATCAGTCAGTTAACCCCCCTGTGGTAAGAGCGTCGACTATTATCTTCAAATCCATGCAAGATATTAGAAAAATGCAGGATAAGAGCAAAAAAGATCCAACAGGTGGACATTTTGATTATGGAAGACAAGGAACATCAACAACTCATGTTTTGTCACAAATACTTAAAGAAATGGAAGAGTGCTATCATGTATTTTTAACACCAACTGGATTTGGATCAGTTTTCTTGTCTATATTTAGTATTGTTCGTCCTGGTGATGAGATTATTGTGGCAGATCCAACATATTCACCTACGAGAATTTTAACTCAAGACTTTCTAAAAGAATTTAATGTAAAATCTGTGTTTTATGACCCACATGATTTGAAAACTTTAGAAAAAGCAATTACAAAAAAAACAAAATTAATTTTTGTTGAAAATCCTGGAAGTAATACGTTTGATTTTCAAGATTTAGGTAAAATAGTATCAATTGCAAAAAGGAATAAAATTTTTTCTGTAATTGATAATACATGGGGAACCCCTTATTTTTTAAAACCAATTAAACTTGGTTTTGATATGTCAATTGTATCTGCTACCAAATATTATTCAGGTCACTCAGATGTTATGGGTGGAAGTTTAGCTGTTAATAAAAAAGTTTTTAAACAAGTTGATAAAGCGAATAAGATAACTGGTTTGAGGCTTGGCCCTGATGATGCTTATTTAATAACAAGAGGACTTAGAACTTTAGATGTTAGATTAGACAAACATGAAAAAAGTGCAAAACAAGTAGCTGAGTTTTTATCTAATTATAAAAATATAAAACTATTATACCCGCATAAAAAAGATTCCTTTAATTTTAGAATGTGGAAAAAATATTATTCTGGTGCCTCAGGATTGATGGGTCTGAAAATTAAATCAAAAAACAAAAACTCTGTAATTAAGTTTGTTAATTCTTTAAAATTATTTGGTTATGGATATAGTTGGGGTGGATTTGAAAGCCTTGCTTTATATCAAGATAAACGTGAACAAGGTAATAGAGAATATCTAAAATTAGCAAAAGATGAACATTTAGTAAGATTACATATTGGTTTAGAAGACCCAAAAGACCTCATTGATGATTTAAAAAAATCTCTTAAATATATAAAATGA
- a CDS encoding MFS transporter, with product MSSEKFIQNKTALITLIAACIVVLISLGVRQTFGLFFMDFKNDLDISITQSGLAIGIQMLMWGLTGPIFGAIADKYGGHKAICLAFVFYILGIYFLYAGPNTGIFFQIDLGLLVGIGLGGTAISIPMSIVGKHFPLSNRTIAMSIVTAVGSLGYFISPLYTSYSLIKNGWVDTLFVFTIFLFIGLIIAFFVRSPSAAQSIEKPNNQSAIEAFKEAFKNKSYILLVSGFFVCGFHITLVGTHVPKYVIDRGLESWTAAAILSLIGLFNIFGSLLSGYLSTKISKKIILSSIYALRGISIILFIFLPASNINAFIFGASFGFLWLSTVPATSGIVAHIFGTKYLGILYGIVFLSHQVGSFFGAFLGGLFHDLYGSYDYAWYLAIVLSIFAAIIHLPIKEEAVLRLKIE from the coding sequence ATGAGTTCAGAAAAATTTATTCAAAATAAAACAGCCTTAATAACGCTGATCGCAGCTTGTATTGTAGTTTTAATTTCTCTTGGTGTTAGGCAAACTTTTGGTTTGTTTTTCATGGATTTTAAAAATGACCTAGATATTTCAATAACTCAATCTGGATTAGCAATAGGCATTCAAATGTTAATGTGGGGTTTAACAGGTCCTATATTTGGAGCCATTGCAGATAAATATGGTGGACACAAAGCAATTTGTTTAGCTTTTGTTTTTTATATTTTGGGAATTTATTTTTTGTATGCTGGTCCAAATACTGGAATTTTTTTTCAAATCGATTTAGGACTTTTAGTTGGAATTGGTTTAGGTGGAACTGCAATTAGTATTCCAATGTCAATTGTTGGAAAGCATTTTCCATTATCAAATAGAACAATAGCAATGAGCATTGTTACAGCTGTTGGTTCTTTGGGCTATTTTATCTCTCCACTTTATACGAGCTATTCATTAATTAAAAATGGATGGGTGGATACACTTTTTGTATTCACAATATTCTTATTTATCGGGCTTATAATAGCTTTTTTTGTAAGATCTCCATCTGCTGCTCAGTCTATTGAAAAACCAAACAACCAAAGCGCCATAGAGGCATTTAAGGAAGCTTTCAAAAACAAAAGTTATATACTTCTAGTCTCTGGATTTTTTGTATGTGGTTTTCATATAACTTTAGTTGGAACACACGTTCCAAAATACGTAATAGATAGAGGCTTAGAAAGCTGGACGGCTGCTGCAATATTGTCATTAATTGGATTATTTAATATATTTGGTTCTTTATTAAGTGGATACTTATCTACGAAAATTAGTAAAAAAATTATCTTAAGCTCTATTTACGCATTAAGAGGAATTTCAATTATCTTATTTATATTTTTACCCGCAAGTAACATTAATGCATTTATCTTTGGTGCAAGTTTTGGTTTTTTATGGCTATCAACAGTGCCTGCTACAAGTGGAATAGTTGCTCATATTTTTGGAACAAAATATCTTGGTATTCTTTATGGAATAGTTTTTTTAAGTCATCAAGTAGGCTCATTTTTTGGAGCATTTCTTGGAGGACTATTTCATGATTTATATGGCTCTTATGATTATGCTTGGTATTTAGCAATTGTTTTATCTATTTTTGCAGCAATAATACATCTACCAATTAAAGAAGAAGCAGTTCTAAGATTAAAAATAGAATAA
- a CDS encoding chorismate-binding protein, with product MNKKNYLLDLNNSKKPFIIYKSDKGFDLYTDFSKKIILNNNNIEKFINKNNRLKLPYKETDLFIGFFGYEILNNLIDVKIKKQKTINFPKGIFYKPETKIKLPNNLEYKKTRSLNSNDLFKININKKSYKVIFDEFKKKIKSGETYQIKICTKYSNKSEIDALDFFSRLVKSNMAPEAFMIKDKNYSIISCSPENLITKKNNFITTKPIAGTLKKTKKLNKNKALTFFRKNLKESKEHNMIVDMERNDLSKICKPGSVKILKKKIVEEYKDLYHYVSLIGGQLKNRVTSLEIIKAMMPGGSVIGCPKISTLNLLNKQEKQSRNIYTGSFGYLKFNGDMRFNIIIRSILNFKGKSEISVASGVVIDSNAAHEFNENYIKAKSLMDLYK from the coding sequence TTGAATAAGAAAAACTACTTACTAGATTTAAATAATTCAAAGAAACCTTTTATAATCTATAAATCAGATAAAGGGTTTGATCTTTATACAGACTTTTCAAAAAAGATTATTTTAAACAATAATAATATTGAAAAATTTATTAACAAAAATAATAGGTTAAAACTTCCCTATAAAGAAACTGATCTGTTTATTGGTTTTTTTGGCTATGAAATATTAAATAATTTAATTGACGTAAAAATAAAAAAACAAAAAACAATAAATTTCCCTAAAGGCATATTTTATAAACCTGAAACAAAAATAAAACTTCCAAACAACCTTGAGTATAAAAAAACAAGATCATTAAATTCTAATGATTTATTCAAAATAAATATTAATAAAAAATCCTATAAGGTAATATTTGATGAATTTAAAAAGAAAATAAAATCTGGAGAAACATATCAGATTAAAATTTGTACTAAATATAGTAATAAATCAGAAATAGATGCTTTAGATTTTTTTAGTAGACTTGTAAAAAGTAATATGGCGCCTGAAGCATTTATGATTAAGGATAAAAATTATTCAATAATAAGTTGTTCTCCTGAAAATTTGATAACAAAAAAAAATAATTTTATAACAACAAAACCAATTGCAGGCACTTTAAAGAAAACTAAAAAATTAAATAAAAATAAAGCCCTTACTTTTTTTAGAAAAAACTTAAAAGAATCCAAAGAACACAACATGATTGTTGATATGGAAAGAAATGACTTATCTAAAATTTGTAAACCAGGTTCAGTAAAAATTTTAAAAAAAAAGATAGTTGAAGAATATAAAGATCTTTATCATTATGTGAGTTTAATTGGAGGACAACTCAAAAATAGAGTTACCTCATTAGAGATTATAAAGGCAATGATGCCGGGAGGATCTGTAATAGGATGTCCTAAAATTAGTACATTAAATTTGTTAAACAAACAGGAAAAACAAAGTAGAAATATTTATACAGGTAGCTTTGGTTACTTAAAGTTCAATGGAGATATGAGGTTTAATATCATTATTAGATCAATATTAAATTTTAAAGGTAAATCGGAAATTTCTGTGGCATCTGGTGTTGTAATTGACAGTAATGCAGCTCATGAATTTAATGAAAATTATATTAAAGCAAAGTCATTAATGGATCTTTATAAATGA
- a CDS encoding aminodeoxychorismate/anthranilate synthase component II, with product MIYIIDHHDSFTQNVVHQFQNFDEVVCTNFNEINQNKLKKADIIVFSPGPGAPKDYPISSEIYKKFKGKKKIIGICLGFQQILHCENGKIVEQKKIYHGFQSKIKVTSKNSLFKKNSQFTVGRYHSLKLKEPFAAKNFEITMRCAISNTAMTIENNKEKIFGFQFHPESFLTENGNLLIKKILSA from the coding sequence ATGATATACATTATCGATCATCATGACTCTTTTACTCAAAACGTAGTACATCAATTTCAAAATTTTGATGAAGTTGTTTGCACTAATTTTAATGAAATAAATCAAAATAAATTAAAAAAAGCAGATATTATTGTTTTTTCACCAGGTCCAGGTGCTCCAAAAGATTATCCAATTAGTTCTGAGATTTATAAAAAATTTAAAGGTAAAAAAAAAATTATTGGAATTTGTCTTGGGTTTCAACAAATTCTTCATTGTGAAAATGGAAAAATAGTTGAACAAAAAAAGATTTACCATGGTTTCCAATCTAAAATAAAAGTAACTAGCAAAAATTCATTGTTTAAAAAAAATAGTCAATTTACTGTAGGTAGATATCACTCTCTAAAATTAAAAGAGCCGTTTGCTGCAAAAAATTTTGAAATTACAATGAGGTGTGCTATTTCAAATACAGCAATGACAATAGAAAATAATAAAGAGAAAATATTTGGCTTTCAATTTCATCCTGAATCTTTTTTAACTGAAAATGGTAACTTACTTATTAAAAAAATCTTATCAGCATAA
- a CDS encoding aminotransferase class IV, which translates to MVTYLLKKSYQHKTYKEINFKDLWGDNGVFTTMWIFGKPAKILFFKKHIKNLIKSLKVYKLNNPNLEKNILKLIKLNIDKKRSYNHLLRVAVNKKMISISLRNRKTPKLNFNLKLIRHKRFDPKFKNLKYNFILKHLSKMDNTTSDVGLCYKNTILESGTSNMLFIKDDKVYSPINNIYKGITYKFFNKKLGKIINKDILIKTLSEFSEILLIGSGKGVASIKNINEIKWKRKSFKFYKKLSNFYKNEVNKCSIYR; encoded by the coding sequence ATGGTAACTTACTTATTAAAAAAATCTTATCAGCATAAAACTTACAAAGAGATTAATTTTAAAGATCTTTGGGGGGATAATGGTGTATTCACTACAATGTGGATTTTTGGAAAACCTGCTAAAATACTTTTTTTTAAAAAACATATTAAAAATTTAATAAAATCTTTAAAAGTTTATAAATTAAATAACCCAAATCTTGAAAAAAATATTCTTAAATTAATCAAACTGAATATTGATAAAAAAAGATCTTATAATCATCTTCTTAGAGTTGCAGTGAATAAAAAGATGATATCAATTTCTTTGAGAAACAGAAAAACTCCTAAATTAAATTTTAATTTAAAGCTTATCCGTCACAAACGATTTGACCCTAAATTTAAAAATCTTAAATATAACTTTATATTAAAGCATTTATCTAAAATGGATAATACCACTTCAGATGTTGGTCTTTGTTACAAGAATACAATTTTAGAAAGTGGAACTTCAAATATGCTGTTTATAAAAGATGATAAAGTGTACTCTCCAATTAATAATATTTATAAGGGCATTACCTATAAATTTTTTAATAAAAAATTAGGTAAGATTATTAACAAAGATATATTGATAAAAACTTTATCTGAATTTAGTGAAATTCTTCTCATTGGTTCTGGAAAAGGTGTTGCTTCAATAAAAAATATTAATGAAATCAAGTGGAAGAGAAAAAGTTTTAAATTTTATAAAAAACTATCTAATTTTTATAAAAATGAAGTTAACAAATGCTCTATCTATAGATAA
- a CDS encoding HIT family protein, whose translation MKLTNALSIDKIMFDPNNPCLFCNSKQSGLAAENDLAYASYDTYPVSEFHCLIIPKRHVVDYFDLNDDEVIACNNLIKQIKEEILLKDPAVKGFNIGTNAGVIAGQSILHCHIHLIPRREGDVDNPQGGVRSVIPKKQHYKRKV comes from the coding sequence ATGAAGTTAACAAATGCTCTATCTATAGATAAAATTATGTTTGACCCAAATAATCCTTGTTTATTCTGCAACTCCAAACAAAGTGGACTAGCTGCTGAAAATGATTTGGCTTATGCTAGTTATGACACATATCCAGTGTCCGAATTCCATTGTTTAATTATTCCAAAACGGCATGTTGTGGATTATTTTGATTTAAATGACGATGAAGTGATTGCTTGCAATAATTTAATCAAACAAATTAAAGAGGAAATATTGTTAAAAGATCCGGCAGTTAAAGGTTTTAATATTGGAACAAATGCTGGAGTTATTGCTGGACAATCAATCTTGCATTGTCATATTCATCTAATTCCTCGTAGAGAAGGCGATGTTGATAACCCACAAGGAGGAGTTCGGTCGGTTATACCAAAGAAACAGCATTACAAGCGTAAGGTGTAA
- the aprB gene encoding adenylyl-sulfate reductase subunit beta has translation MSTFVYMTRCDGCGHCVDICPSDIMHIDENIRRAVNIEPNFCWECYSCVKACPNHAIDVRGYADFAPMGHSVRVRREEEKGTISWKIKFRNGTTKDFVSPITTKPWGKFIPKLAEGEKPNQGEINSQMLYTEPNGLNIDGKLPVVPKDSFKKGVYY, from the coding sequence ATGTCAACTTTTGTATACATGACGAGATGTGATGGATGTGGTCACTGTGTGGATATTTGTCCATCAGATATAATGCACATCGATGAAAATATTAGAAGAGCAGTAAATATTGAACCAAATTTTTGTTGGGAATGTTATTCTTGTGTAAAAGCTTGTCCTAATCATGCAATTGATGTTCGTGGTTATGCTGACTTTGCTCCTATGGGTCACAGTGTAAGAGTTAGACGTGAAGAAGAAAAAGGAACTATTTCTTGGAAAATTAAATTTAGAAATGGAACTACAAAAGATTTTGTATCTCCAATTACAACAAAACCTTGGGGAAAATTTATTCCTAAATTAGCAGAAGGTGAAAAACCTAATCAAGGTGAGATCAATTCTCAAATGCTTTACACCGAGCCTAATGGTTTAAATATTGATGGTAAATTACCGGTAGTACCAAAAGATTCATTTAAAAAAGGGGTTTACTACTAA
- the aprA gene encoding adenylyl-sulfate reductase subunit alpha — protein sequence MAKHKTHFEDCDVLVVGGGMAGTGATFEARHWGRDMKIICVEKANIDRSGAVAQGLYAINCYMGMQWGENQPEDHVRYARNDLMGMVREDLGYDMARHVDSTVHMFDEWGLPMMKNEKTGRYLREGKWQIMIHGESYKPIVAEAAKKSADKIYNRIMITHLLMDEAQENRVGGAVGFNMRTGDFHVFRAKTVIVAAGGASHIFKPRAVGEGMGRTWYAPWSNGSAYALPIAVGAKMTQMENRIVLCRFKDGYGPVGAYFLHLKTYTQNANGENYEKKWYDQTKELVGEYIDHHPTPTCLRNHAFIQETIAGGGPIHMVTTEAFQDPHLETVGWENFLGMTVGQAVVWASQNIDPKYTNPELTTSEPYVMGSHATCSGAWVSGPEDLSPPEYFWGYNRMLTIDGLFGAGDTVGGSAHKFSSGSFTEGRLAAKAAVKYIQDKKAEGIKVTDKQCEDFKTAVFKPLETYQVAQNEITGGTVSPSYISPIQGLQRLQRIMDEYVGGIATNYMTNGNMLKRGLELLAWLEEDLEKVGAEDLHQLMRAWELKHRALTSQCVTEHTMFREETRWPGYYYRGDHMKLDDDNWHCLTVSRRDPKTGKFSLEKVPVYHIVDENEKKKAS from the coding sequence ATGGCTAAGCATAAAACACATTTTGAAGATTGCGATGTTCTAGTTGTTGGTGGTGGAATGGCTGGAACTGGTGCTACTTTTGAAGCTAGGCACTGGGGAAGAGACATGAAAATTATTTGTGTTGAAAAAGCTAACATCGATAGAAGTGGAGCGGTTGCTCAAGGTTTATACGCTATTAACTGTTATATGGGTATGCAGTGGGGTGAAAACCAACCTGAAGATCACGTAAGATATGCACGTAATGATTTGATGGGTATGGTTAGAGAAGATTTAGGTTATGACATGGCTCGTCACGTTGATTCAACTGTTCATATGTTTGATGAGTGGGGTCTACCAATGATGAAGAATGAAAAAACAGGTCGTTACCTTAGAGAAGGTAAATGGCAGATCATGATTCATGGTGAAAGTTATAAGCCAATCGTTGCAGAGGCTGCAAAAAAATCAGCTGATAAAATTTACAATAGAATAATGATTACTCATCTTTTAATGGATGAGGCTCAAGAAAATAGAGTAGGTGGAGCTGTTGGTTTTAATATGAGAACTGGTGATTTCCATGTATTTAGAGCAAAAACTGTAATCGTTGCAGCAGGTGGAGCATCTCACATTTTCAAACCAAGAGCAGTCGGAGAAGGAATGGGAAGAACTTGGTATGCACCATGGAGTAATGGTTCAGCTTATGCATTACCTATCGCTGTTGGAGCTAAAATGACACAAATGGAAAACAGAATTGTGTTATGTAGATTTAAAGATGGTTATGGTCCAGTTGGAGCATATTTCTTGCACCTTAAAACATATACTCAAAATGCAAATGGAGAGAATTATGAAAAGAAATGGTATGACCAAACTAAAGAATTAGTTGGTGAGTATATTGATCACCATCCAACACCAACATGTTTAAGAAACCATGCATTTATACAAGAAACTATTGCAGGCGGTGGACCTATTCATATGGTGACTACTGAAGCATTCCAAGATCCACATTTAGAAACAGTTGGTTGGGAAAACTTTTTAGGTATGACCGTTGGTCAAGCTGTTGTTTGGGCATCTCAAAACATAGATCCTAAATACACAAATCCAGAATTAACTACATCTGAGCCATATGTTATGGGTTCTCATGCAACATGCTCTGGAGCTTGGGTTAGTGGACCTGAAGATTTATCTCCACCAGAATATTTCTGGGGTTATAACAGAATGTTAACAATTGATGGTCTTTTTGGTGCAGGTGATACTGTAGGTGGAAGTGCCCATAAGTTTTCTTCTGGATCGTTTACCGAAGGTCGTTTAGCTGCAAAAGCTGCTGTTAAATATATTCAAGATAAAAAAGCAGAAGGTATTAAAGTTACTGATAAACAATGTGAAGACTTTAAAACTGCTGTATTCAAACCTTTAGAGACATACCAAGTAGCTCAAAATGAGATCACAGGTGGAACAGTTTCACCAAGTTATATTTCTCCTATTCAAGGTCTTCAACGTTTACAAAGAATTATGGACGAATATGTTGGAGGTATTGCAACTAACTACATGACAAATGGTAATATGCTTAAAAGAGGCCTAGAATTACTTGCTTGGTTAGAGGAAGATTTAGAAAAAGTAGGAGCTGAAGATTTGCACCAACTTATGAGAGCTTGGGAATTAAAACACAGAGCTTTAACTTCTCAATGTGTAACTGAACACACTATGTTCCGTGAAGAAACACGTTGGCCTGGTTACTATTATAGAGGTGATCATATGAAACTTGATGATGATAATTGGCATTGTTTAACAGTTTCTAGACGTGATCCTAAAACTGGTAAATTCTCTCTTGAGAAAGTGCCGGTTTACCACATAGTTGACGAGAACGAGAAGAAAAAAGCTTCTTAA